The following are from one region of the Streptococcus sp. 1643 genome:
- the yabA gene encoding DNA replication initiation control protein YabA — protein MDKKELFDALDDFSQQLLVTLADVEAIKKNLKSLVEENTALRLENSKLRERLGEVEADTPVKAKHVRESVRRIYKDGFHVCNDFYGQRREQDEECMFCDELLYRE, from the coding sequence ATGGACAAAAAAGAATTATTTGACGCGCTGGATGATTTTTCCCAACAGTTACTGGTGACCTTGGCCGATGTGGAAGCCATCAAGAAAAATCTCAAGAGCCTGGTAGAGGAAAATACAGCTCTTCGCTTGGAAAATAGTAAGTTGCGCGAACGCTTGGGCGAGGTGGAAGCAGATACTCCCGTCAAGGCTAAGCATGTTCGTGAAAGCGTCCGTCGAATCTATAAGGACGGTTTTCACGTATGTAATGATTTTTATGGACAACGCCGAGAGCAGGACGAGGAATGTATGTTCTGTGACGAGTTGTTGTACAGGGAGTAG
- the rsmI gene encoding 16S rRNA (cytidine(1402)-2'-O)-methyltransferase, with amino-acid sequence MQIQKSFKGQSPYGKLYLVATPIGNLDDMTFRAIQTLKEVDWIAAEDTRNTGLLLKHFDISTKQISFHEHNAKEKIPDLIGFLKAGQSIAQVSDAGLPSISDPGHDLVKAAIEEEIAVVTVPGASAGISALIASGLAPQPHIFYGFLPRKSGQQKQFFDLKKDYPETQIFYESPHRVSDTLENMLEVYGDRSVVLVRELTKIYEEYQRGKISELLESIAETPLKGECLLIVKGASQDVEEKDEEDLFSEIQSRIQQGMKKNQAIKEVAKLYQWNKSQLYAAYHEWEENQEND; translated from the coding sequence ATGCAGATTCAAAAAAGTTTTAAGGGACAATCTCCATATGGCAAACTTTATCTAGTGGCAACGCCGATTGGCAATCTAGATGACATGACCTTTCGTGCCATTCAGACCTTGAAAGAAGTGGACTGGATTGCAGCTGAGGACACGCGCAATACAGGACTTTTGCTCAAGCATTTTGACATTTCCACCAAGCAGATTAGTTTTCACGAGCACAATGCCAAGGAAAAAATTCCTGATTTGATTGGTTTCTTGAAAGCAGGCCAAAGTATCGCTCAGGTATCCGATGCGGGTCTGCCTAGTATCTCGGACCCTGGTCATGATTTGGTTAAGGCAGCTATTGAGGAAGAAATTGCAGTAGTGACAGTTCCGGGTGCCTCTGCAGGGATTTCTGCTTTGATTGCCAGTGGTTTAGCTCCACAACCACATATCTTTTACGGTTTCTTACCGAGAAAATCAGGCCAGCAAAAGCAATTTTTCGACTTAAAAAAAGATTACCCAGAAACTCAGATTTTCTACGAATCGCCCCACCGTGTATCAGATACATTGGAAAATATGCTAGAAGTCTACGGTGACCGCTCGGTAGTCTTGGTCAGGGAATTGACCAAAATCTATGAAGAATACCAACGAGGAAAGATTTCAGAGCTACTAGAAAGTATTGCTGAAACGCCACTCAAGGGTGAATGCCTTCTCATCGTTAAAGGCGCAAGTCAGGATGTGGAGGAAAAGGACGAGGAGGACTTGTTTTCAGAAATCCAATCTCGTATCCAGCAAGGCATGAAGAAAAATCAAGCCATTAAGGAAGTTGCGAAACTCTACCAGTGGAATAAAAGCCAACTCTACGCTGCCTACCACGAATGGGAAGAAAATCAAGAAAATGACTAA